Proteins from a genomic interval of Aspergillus flavus chromosome 7, complete sequence:
- a CDS encoding cytochrome P450 monooxygenase, with product MESILLFLTISLVGLYLVGSHLSKKHSLGHLPPGPPRKPIIGNLTDLPSHDVCDWEYWLKHKDLYGPISSLSIFGDNIVILNDARFARDILEKRSSIWSSRPSWNFAKMAGWNKILGTLAYSDPSFKDMRKAIGHQIGSKTAASRFNAVQDLEVRRFLLRVLEDPDNLLQHIRKEAGAIVLKIAYGYTIEPHGHDPLVDLADEAMATFGLAILPGTWVVDFIPILKHVPTWFPGAQFARMAKQFRKSAAAFSDVPYAFVKRRLAQRDFEPSFLAGLIRKNEEQPGPGSYEETVIKWAAASFYGGGSDTTVSTMSSFFLVMAQYPDVQRKAQAEIDCVVGPDRLPSFQDRENLPYINAMVKEILRWHPVLPMGTAHASVMDDTYEGYTFPKGTLMVPNVWAFTHDPSTYPDPHTFKPERFLSYEGHEPEANPYYLVFGFGRRVCPGRTLADANLYISIAQSVAAFTITKPIRDGKEVDLRAEYQSGAISHPVPYNVTITPRSPRYEELIRAVETEHPWEKSHSEELRLV from the exons ATGGAGTCTATACTTCTATTTCTCACTATTAGCCTTGTTGGTTTATATCTCGTTGGATCTCATCTCAGCAAAAAGCACTCTCTGGGACACTTACCACCAGGGCCTCCCCGAAAGCCAATAATCGGCAATCTAACCGACCTGCCATCACACGATGTGTGCGATTGGGAATACTGGCTTAAACACAAAGACCTCTATG GCCCAATCAGCTCATTGAGTATATTCGGCGACaacatcgtcatcctcaatgATGCCCGCTTCGCACGAGACATACTCGAGAAGCGCTCTTCCATCTGGTCCTCCAGACCCAGTTGGAACTTTGCTAAAAT GGCCGGTTGGAATAAGATTCTAGGCACCTTGGCATATTCAGATCCCTCGTTTAAGGATATGCGGAAGGCCATTGGTCATCAGATTGGGTCCAAAACAGCTGCGTCTCGATTCAACGCAGTGCAGGATCTTGAGGTTcgtcgatttcttcttcgtgTGCTGGAGGATCCGGATAATTTACTTCAACATATACGCAA AGAGGCCGGTGCTATCGTTTTAAAAATCGCATATGGCTATACCATTGAGCCACACGGGCATGACCCCCTTGTTGACCTCGCTGATGAGGCTATGGCTACTTTCGGGTTGGCGATTCTTCCCGGGACCTGGGTGGTGGATTTTATTCCGATCT TGAAACACGTGCCTACATGGTTTCCGGGGGCTCAGTTTGCACGAATGGCAAAGCAATTTCGAAAGAGTGCTGCAGCTTTCAGCGACGTCCCCTATGCATTTGTTAAACGCAGACTGGCCCAACGAGACTTTGAGCCATCTTTTCTTGCCGGTTTGATCCGAAAGAATGAGGAGCAGCCAGGCCCGGGGTCTTATGAAGAAACAGTGATAAAGTGGGCTGCTGCATCCTTCTATGGTGGGGGATCTGATacg ACTGTATCCACCATGTCTAGTTTCTTCCTAGTCATGGCACAGTACCCCGATGTGCAACGGAAGGCACAAGCGGAAATTGATTGTGTTGTAGGGCCAGATCGTCTGCCTAGTTTTCAGGATCGCGAAAATCTTCCGTATATTAATGCCATGGTCAAAGAGATCCTTCGATGGCATCCGGTGCTCCCGATGGGTACAGCGCACGCCTCCGTTATGGATGACACATATGAGGGATATACATTTCCCAAAGGGACTCTGATGGTCCCGAATGTCTG GGCTTTTACGCACGACCCCAGTACTTACCCAGACCCTCACACCTTCAAGCCAGAGCGCTTCCTAAGCTACGAAGGGCATGAGCCAGAGGCCAATCCGTACTACTTGGTCTTCGGGTTCGGCCGCCGTGTCTGTCCAGGCCGCACGCTCGCTGATGCGAACCTGTATATCTCCATCGCTCAATCGGTGGCAgccttcaccatcaccaagcCGATTCGAGATGGCAAGGAGGTTGATCTACGGGCCGAGTATCAATCGGGTGCGATCAGTCACCCGGTGCCTTACAACGTTACTATCACACCGCGTAGCCCGCGGTATGAAGAGCTTATTCGGGCTGTGGAGACGGAACATCCGTGGGAGAAGAGCCATTCCGAAGAGCTTAGGCTGGTGTGA
- a CDS encoding C2 and Extensin domain protein encodes MASKPPRLSMINHAAGIYADMSVDGPAIGTLVLVIDRAKNLPNRKTMGKQNPYCAARLGKEAKKTETDLRGGQTPRWDQELRFTVHESPDYFRLKVTIFNDDKKTDLIGETWIDLKDLIIPGGSQSDHWHPLQFRGKYAGEVRIEMTYYDTRPEDEAVIERRLHAAEKVNVQGKPSASSSSLNLRSSPGPISSSSSLSGPRQLKEVKRRPLPSGPPGSGSARPALPEKTASAPPAPTQSPPRPTPEHTHSTPPLPTHDYPHSTPSPVEYPRHSSRHPGPPEVPLDASAYGPPPGVASHSARTYESPDDFQREWSNPSHQAPAPPRRHLQEVPYHSHRERPDSYDTRSHARPRSGYGNAPPTDFRSSRHDRPTSRSGPEMYAPMSGATPPRPSSHHSNHHAFASQEQYVPNEIAHAQQVSRYRQRSPAGIRESQVEYGSHPVETELRYRPHSNSLVKETSPIRPPSSRESLPAEYATMQPRVEDEEEEGPPPPPPVHRSGLVQTSQQLVPSPTPSYQAYSPEFASPRTSNEINLSQPSHMQSDGGRMQDLPPHTNGLSMPPSLVAGFDPAIAEAEADRAEHERRQSRRRSELIEDIIMPPEPTSVIVPYPVEPSPPIMDDRRSLISRGSAHSSETRLVPRRKSVSPRPPPLGERETSQIPFSPDSFDAFNPNAARAAVLRDPAPAYDTPAEAMDAARRSEREAARDPGPIIGDDGREIDPSDHLPTDTWAPEPERKTKKPGVVVRFKNVPRKRSPAPPPVREYASRSRPLVDGQHRRQSYVPDPAMRTSPGENRGRALSPYRHGRTMSSPNAAPSHRTSVSPSPRGHSPSSLYAPVNTGPPIPAKVPIAQPMNQNYPVMNGNGTPQGFPVAGSHPGMDALSRELNTIDIGSVGCSNQRALRRYVPKVPAGYAA; translated from the exons ATGGCTTCTAAACCGCCCCGGTTGTCCATGATCAACCATGCCGCCGGCATTTACGCTGACATGTCCGTCGATGGGCCTGCGATTGGAACTCTGGTTCTCGTCATCGACCGGGCAAAGAACCTGCCCAACAGAAAGACAATGGGGAAACAGAATCCCTATTGTGCGGCTCGTCTAGGGAAGGAAGCTAAGAAAACTGAGACTGACTTGCGAGGGGGCCAAACGCCGAGATG GGACCAAGAACTTCGATTTACCGTACACGAGTCGCCAGACTATTTCAGACTCAAGGTAACCATATTCAACGACGACAAGAAAACTGACCTGATCGGAGAGACCTGGATTGATCTGAAAGACTTGATCATCCCCGGTGGTAGCCAGAGCGATCACTGGCATCCATTGCAGTTTCGTGGAAAGTATGCCGGTGAAGTCCGTATCGAGATGACTTATTACGACACTAGACCAGAAGATGAGGCAGTGATTGAACGACGGTTGCATGCGGCAGAGAAGGTCAACGTCCAGGGTAAACCGAGCGCCTCCAGCTCGAGTCTAAACTTAAGGTCGAGTCCAGGGCCAATCAGCTCCTCTTCGTCTCTATCAGGACCCCGACAGCTGAAAGAGGTCAAGCGACGCCCACTGCCCAGTGGTCCTCCGGGGTCAGGTTCAGCACGTCCTGCGCTTCCAGAGAAGACTGcctcagctcctccagcacCCACCCAATCCCCTCCTCGACCCACTCCCGAGCACACCCATTCCACCCCACCCCTGCCAACCCACGATTATCCTCACTCGACGCCGTCCCCAGTGGAATATCCACGCCACTCGTCGCGACATCCGGGGCCTCCAGAGGTCCCCTTGGATGCGTCGGCGTATGGCCCACCACCGGGGGTAGCTTCGCACTCCGCGAGAACCTATGAATCTCCCGATGATTTCCAACGGGAATGGAGTAATCCATCCCATCAGGCTCCGGCTCCCCCTCGGCGTCATCTGCAGGAAGTACCCTACCATTCGCACCGTGAAAGGCCAGACTCGTACGATACACGCTCTCATGCACGGCCACGGTCTGGGTACGGCAATGCGCCGCCCACGGACTTTCGCTCTTCTAGGCATGACCGGCCAACAAGTCGTTCGGGACCGGAGATGTATGCGCCCATGTCAGGGGCAACGCCACCACGTCCGAGCAGCCACCACAGCAATCATCATGCATTCGCTTCCCAAGAGCAATATGTGCCCAACGAGATAGCGCATGCACAGCAAGTCTCACGGTATAGACAACGCTCTCCGGCGGGGATCCGTGAATCTCAGGTAGAATATGGATCCCACCCAGTGGAAACGGAACTCCGTTATCGCCCGCATAGCAACTCCCTGGTCAAAGAAACTAGTCCAATCCGTCCTCCCAGTAGTCGTGAAAGCCTACCGGCAGAGTATGCAACGATGCAGCCCCGggtggaagacgaagaagaggaaggccctccgcctccgccccCGGTTCATCGATCAGGCCTGGTGCAGACCAGTCAGCAGTTAGTACCGTCACCAACCCCTTCGTACCAAGCTTACTCGCCAGAGTTTGCATCTCCCCGGACCTCCAACGAAATCAACCTGTCGCAGCCGTCGCACATGCAGTCCGACGGAGGCCGGATGCAGGACCTTCCCCCCCATACGAACGGACTGTCCATGCCCCCCAGTCTAGTCGCCGGGTTTGATCCCGCCATTGCAGAGGCCGAAGCGGACCGTGCCGAACACGAACGGCGCCAGAGCCGAAGACGCAGTGAGCTGATCGAAGACATCATCATGCCGCCCGAGCCGACTTCTGTGATCGTGCCTTACCCCGTAGAACCTTCCCCGCCAATCATGGACGACCGCCGTTCACTGATCAGTCGAGGATCAGCGCATTCATCCGAGACTCGTCTCGTCCCTCGCCGGAAATCTGTCAGTCCCCGGCCACCACCCCTCGGCGAGCGGGAAACTTCGCAAATCCCCTTCTCGCCGGATTCGTTTGATGCCTTTAATCCAAACGCAGCTCGCGCAGCGGTCCTCCGGGACCCAGCTCCGGCATATGACACACCAGCCGAGGCGATGGACGCCGCCCGACGGTCTGAGAGGGAAGCAGCGCGGGACCCGGGCCCAATCATCGGTGACGATGGTCGAGAGATCGATCCCTCCGACCACCTACCAACCGATACGTGGGCCCCAGAGCCAGAACGGAAGACTAAGAAACCAGGTGTGGTAGTCCGCTTCAAGAATGTTCCACGAAAGAGGAGCCCCGCGCCACCGCCGGTTCGGGAGTACGCATCACGGTCTCGGCCCTTGGTGGACGGACAACATAGACGTCAGTCATACGTGCCGGATCCTGCTATGCGAACCTCGCCCGGGGAGAATCGTGGTCGCGCACTCTCGCCTTACAGACACGGACGGACCATGAGTTCCCCAAACGCAGCCCCCTCTCATCGAACCTCTGTTTCCCCATCTCCACGGGGACACTCCCCGTCAAGCTTGTACGCCCCGGTCAACACGGGCCCACCCATTCCAGCCAAGGTGCCGATTGCCCAACCCATGAACCAGAACTACCCGGTGATGAATGGTAACGGGACTCCCCAGGGCTTTCCCGTGGCGGGCAGTCACCCAGGAATGGACGCGCTAAGTCGAGAGCTGAACACCATCGATATCGGGTCCGTGGGGTGCAGCAACCAACGGGCACTCAGGAGATACGTCCCCAAAGTGCCTGCGGGATATGCCGCATGA
- a CDS encoding putative pre-mRNA splicing factor — translation MMDINSLLSPQESNSQSGRSSPSAAPTSVSNTSIPSTGPPPKPLRKNRAGQTRQGMTSSPLAQHVFAPPHVSEPSPPAISPTVGPNVGSGSGTPPAADLPPPRQPSTPGMDTLADLASMQHHQPQRSNAPLLRSTESYESQLSPSTMYPHVSSVAHNTPTPRSSFDIAMSDGPREAARRNYMDTSLVPNAQRMATELFAQIQENPQSYDAHVNFVRLLHAGFVNHVYPPNNPDIHGDPRKYDLLKDMRTAREEMDKLFAMGEDLWAEWIQDESMLAQTVDERIVVMELCQRSVEEEYGSTKLWSIYGEWVLYLYNSAHAEGAQHQWTEEDRMIGREVFSWHMVLDVWQRGAEATRWRTPDSHLVWDRLLDLQVQDITRNPSQEKIGHVRNLFDIRLQTPHATWDQTFQAFSGFVSTYYNANYETIMADTAGRYATSCKEQYSAREEFEIRLRNATEAGDVTQEWTIFTEYIEWEISNNRRNHHSNFELVNAVYQRAVLRFPTDANMWEDFVMFLIDESMHGNANTTTISTLERATRHCPCSGTLWSQYLLSSEREGQSFSKIADIKHKATSTGLLDVAGMEEVLKVHTAWCSYLRRRAFMPDSTDEDLDVAEVGIRSAIESVQELGEKKYGRSYQGDPLFRLERIYIRYLSESGSWDSARETFKGLMGRRGNSYEFWLTYYEWELISWSKFVQGEATVDAARRTPNPSFATAVLKQAIKRTDLDWPEKIMQTYIAHCEDYEDSDELQLAILETRKAMRAVRARRERDARELAAQHAQQAASSEQATHPEKRKREEEEANVNGLPAKKARGEEETSAAEAEPAVLQRDRENATVVVKNLPHQISEHKVRQFFRHCGTINSVKMFPGDGNSEVAVIEFNSRDEALVAQTRDQKSLDGFTIEVQIGTCSTLFVTNFPPEADENYIRGLFREYGEIIDVRFPSLKYNTHRRFCYVQFKTAEAAHSATKLDGTTVGKGLTLTAKISDPSRKQDRHGPIYEGREIHVSNVDFKASERDVQELFSKYGTVELVRLPRKVDGGSKGFGYVVFSNKEEATAALAMDGQEYRSRTLHVKISAPQSTKRSATTIVSQVGKSQSPAAVVNGSKESADADTPSRERAARSLGLMNIPDTVNDARIRALVEPYGKLIKIVLRPDHQGAIVEFADVNHAGRASLELEGQEIAPGRKLHVGTVPEMLKQSAENKDGRIQPSSKPKEKQGGFLQPTGPIKRPQQPGSRGGRRGGLGVKRAGPHGGHNGEKTMTTTMMTTDSAPSAEGGKTKKSNDDFRAMIQRGREE, via the exons ATGATGGACATCAATTCACTCCTCTCGCCGCAGGAGTCTAATTCCCAATCGGGGCGGTCTTCGCCCTCGGCGGCCCCAACCTCTGTCAGTAACACATCCATCCCGTCCACAGGGCCACCTCCAAAACCTCTGCGCAAGAATCGCGCCGGTCAAACCAGACAGGGCATGACCTCATCCCCGCTCGCGCAGCACGTTTTCGCGCCGCCGCATGTCTCAGAACCCTCGCCGCCAGCGATAAGCCCGACGGTTGGTCCCAACGTGGGTAGTGGAAGCGGGACTCCTCCGGCGGCGGACTTACCTCCTCCTAGACAGCCCTCGACCCCTGGAATGGACACACTCGCCGATTTGGCTTCAATGCAGCATCACCAACCCCAACGCTCGAATGCCCCGCTCCTCAGAAGCACCGAATCCTACGAGAGTCAACTTTCTCCTTCGACTATGTACCCCCACGTCAGTTCGGTCGCCCACAATACACCTACGCCACGGTCGTCATTCGATATAGCCATGTCGGATGGCCCCAGGGAGGCCGCCCGCAGAAACTATATGGATACCTCGTTAGTTCCGAATGCACAGCGGATGGCAACCGAGCTTTTTGCTCAGATACAAGAAAACCCTCAGTCGTACGACGCGCATGTAAACTTCGTTCGACTACTCCATGCAGGATTCGTCAACCATGTATACCCACCGAACAACCCCGACATTCATGGCGACCCTCGGAAATATGACCTGCTCAAGGATATGCGGACCGCTCGCGAAGAGATGGACAAGCTCTTTGCCATGGGTGAAGACCTCTGGGCAGAGTGGATACAAGATGAGAGCATGCTCGCACAAACCGTGGATGAGCGCATCGTAGTTATGGAGCTTTGCCAGCGgtcggtggaggaagagTACGGCAGTACGAAGCTTTGGAGCATCTACGGGGAATGGGTTctttatctctataattcTGCGCACGCTGAGGGTGCTCAACATCAGTGGACGGAAGAGGATCGTATGATCGGTCGCGAGGTCTTCTCTTGGCACATGGTCTTGGATGTCTGGCAGAGGGGTGCCGAAGCGACTCGGTGGCGGACTCCCGATAGCCATTTGGTCTGGGATCGACTGCTCGACCTGCAGGTGCAGGACATCACTCGGAACCCCAGCCAGGAGAAAATTGGGCATGTGCGGAATTTATTCGATATCAGACTGCAAACCCCTCATGCCACCTGGGATCAGACTTTCCAGGCGTTCTCGGGTTTTGTCTCCACCTATTATAACGCAAATTACGAAACTATTATGGCAGACACTGCAGGCCGATATGCAACTTCTTGCAAAGAACAGTACTCCGCTCGCGAAGAGTTTGAAATCCGACTCCGGAATGCCACCGAGGCGGGCGATGTCACCCAGGAGTGGACCATCTTCACGGAGTACATTGAGTGGGAAATCAGCAACAATCGTCGCAACCACCATTCCAACTTTGAGTTAGTCAACGCTGTCTACCAGCGTGCAGTGCTTCGGTTCCCAACCGACGCCAACATGTGGGAGGATTTTGTCATGTTCCTCATCGATGAATCCATGCATGGCAATGCGAACACCACGACGATCTCTACCCTGGAACGGGCAACTCGGCACTGCCCATGCTCCGGTACCCTTTGGTCTCAGTATTTACTCAGCTCAGAACGGGAGGGTCAGTCCTTCTCCAAAATCGCCGACATCAAACACAAGGCCACCAGCACTGGTCTACTCGATGTGGCCGGCATGGAGGAGGTCCTCAAGGTACATACAGCATGGTGCAGCTACCTCCGGAGGAGAGCTTTCATGCCGGACTCCACCGATGAAGATCTCGATGTTGCCGAAGTTGGCATCCGCTCTGCCATCGAAAGCGTTCAAGAGCTGGGTGAAAAGAAGTACGGTCGGTCCTACCAAGGCGATCCCTTGTTTCGCCTAGAGCGCATCTACATTCGCTATCTCAGTGAAAGTGGCAGCTGGGATAGTGCACGGGAAACCTTCAAGGGTCTTATGGGTCGACGAGGCAACAGCTATGAGTTCTGGCTCACGTACTATGAATGGGAATTGATCTCATGGAGCAAATTCGTGCAAGGCGAAGCCACCGTTGATGCCGCGCGCCGGACCCCTAACCCCAGTTTTGCCACCGCTGTATTGAAACAAGCTATCAAGCGGACGGACCTGGATTGGCCCGAGAAAATCATGCAAACCTACATCGCACATTGTGAGGATTATGAGGACTCTGATGAATTGCAGCTGGCCATTTTGGAAACGAGGAAGGCAATGCGGGCGGTCAGAGCTCGGCGAGAACGTGACGCGAGAGAACTGGCCGCACAGCATGCGCAACAAGCCGCATCATCCGAACAAGCGACGCACCCTGAAAAGAGGAAacgggaggaggaggaagctaATGTAAATGGATTGCCCGCTAAAAAGGCTcgcggagaagaggaaacgtCGGCTGCGGAAGCAGAGCCAGCGGTCCTTCAGCGAGACCGGGAAAATGCGACAGTCGTGGTGAAAAACTTACCCCACCAGATCAGCGAACATAAAGTTCGACAATTCTTCCGTCAT TGCGGTACGATAAACAGCGTCAAGATGTTTCCGGGTGACGGGAACTCGGAGGTTGCGGTCATCGAGTTTAACTCAAGGGACGAAGCCCTTGTTGCGCAAACACGCGACCAGAAATCACTGGATGGTTTTACCATCGAAGTGCAGATTGGGACATGTTCAACATTGTTTGTCACCAACTTTCCCCCGGAGGCAGACGAAAACTACATTCGTGGCCTGTTCCGTGAG TATGGCGAAATCATCGATGTTCGCTTCCCATCGCTTAAATATAATACGCACCGACGCTTCTGTTACGTGCAATTCAAGACTGCAGAGGCAGCGCATAGCGCCACGAAGTTGGATGGGACTACGGTTGGTAAAGGTCTGACGCTAACGGCTAAGATCTCGGACCCTTCCCGGAAACAGGACCGTCATGGTCCTATATACGAAGGACGGGAGATCCACGTGTCGAATGTAGACTTCAAGGCCAGTGAGCGTGATGTCCAAGAGCTCTTCTCGAAGTACGGAACCGTGGAGTTGGTCCGCCTGCCTAGGAAGGTTGACGGTGGCAGCAAGGGCTTCGGTTATGTTGTCTTTTCGAATAAAGAGGAAGCCACTGCCGCCCTTGCTATGGACGGGCAAGAGTATCGATCGCGAACCCTCCACGTGAAGATTTCCGCTCCCCAGAGCACGAAGCGAAGCGCGACCACCATCGTGTCTCAAGTTGGGAAATCCCAGTCCCCTGCAGCCGTAGTCAACGGCAGTAAAGAATCAGCCGATGCGGACACTCCCAGCAGGGAACGCGCTGCGCGTAGCTTGGGACTGATGAATATTCCCGACACGGTGAATGACGCGCGTATCCGGGCCCTTGTGGAGCCGTACGGCAAATTGATCAAGATTGTCTTACGGCCCGATCACCAGGGTGCCATTGTGGAGTTTGCCGATGTGAATCATGCGGGCCGGGCTTCTTTGGAGCTCGAGGGCCAGGAGATTGCGCCCGGGCGCAAATTGCATGTGGGCACCGTACCAGAGATGCTAAAACAGTCCGCTGAGAATAAAGATGGTCGGATACAACCATCCAGCAAGCCGAAGGAGAAGCAAGGGGGATTCCTCCAGCCCACGGGGCCGATCAAGCGACCACAACAACCGGGTTCGCGGGGTGGCCGACGAGGGGGTCTCGGTGTGAAACGCGCCGGCCCTCATGGAGGACACAACGGAGAGAaaacgatgacgacgacaaTGATGACGACCGACAGCGCACCCTCCGCCGAAGGGGGGAAGACGAAAAAGAGCAATGATGACTTCCGTGCGATGATCCAGCGGGGTCGCGAGGAGTGA
- a CDS encoding mitochondrial 54S ribosomal protein uL22m — protein MATLGALNPYGHLARSARTGITYIPRRTLTYTVPRRAQENGDNGNKEPQSKSSAFSSIKNFFFGGKSDAKPTVQRRTAPQKREGSLSADSIFAEDEATPKLIASGRTPAARKQEAEPTEEEEVQTGVEHRNRANMQMVLDPRPEARIRWERKMVVREVRRRGRLSKPEQIMRTERESVSKSHWFKTSVKKLGPLARQIAGKNIDEAMLQMRFSKKKAAKDVLEHLKHAKNVAVVRSGMGLGAAEATIRKPITITLKSGERKTITDPTSIYIEQAWVNRGPYGVDYDHRARGQINLLRPPYTSLSVVLKEEKTRIREWKDREAVSQRKRKTQLWTQLPDRKISAQNQYYSW, from the exons ATGGCCACTCTCGGTGCTCTCAACCCTTACGGGCATCTAGCTCGATCAG CCCGGACCGGCATCACCTACATCCCTCGCCGCACCTTGACCTATACTGTGCCTCGCCGTGCCCAAGAAAATGGTGACAATGGAAACAAAGAACCCCAATCGAAGTCCTCTGCTTTTTCGTCCATCAagaacttcttcttcggcggaaAGTCCGACGCAAAGCCCACGGTCCAACGGAGGACGGCCCCCCAGAAGCGAGAGGGTAGCCTGAGTGCGGACTCGATTTTCGCAGAGGACGAGGCAACTCCCAAGCTGATTGCATCTGGTCGCACACCGGCTGCCCGTAAACAGGAGGCTGAGCccaccgaggaagaagaggttcAGACTGGTGTGGAGCACCGGAACCGTGCCAATATGCAGATGGTGCTAGACCCCCGTCCCGAGGCCCGTATTCGTTGGGAGCGTAAGATGGTCGTCCGGGAGGTTCGCCGCCGAGGACGTCTTTCAAAGCCCGAACAGATCATGCGCACGGAGCGCGAATCGGTCTCCAAGTCACACTGGTTCAAGACTTCCGTCAAGAAGCTTGGTCCCCTCGCTCGTCAGATCGCGGGAAAGAACATCGACGAAGCCATGCTGCAAATGCGCttcagcaagaagaaggctgccAAGGATGTTCTCGAGCACCTCAAGCATGCGAAGAACGTTGCCGTCGTCCGCTCCGGTATGGGTCTTGGTGCCGCTGAGGCGACAATCCGCAAGCCCATCACGATCACTCTGAAGTCGGGAGAGCGTAAGACTATCACCGACCCGACCTCCATTTACATCGAACAGGCGTGGGTCAACCGCGGTCCATATGGTGTAGATTACGACCACCGTGCCAGAGGCCAaatcaacctcctccgcccCCCGTACACATCTCTTTCGGTTGTcctgaaggaagagaagacaCGAATCAGGGAGTGGAAGGACCGCGAGGCTGTGTCGCAGCGCAAGCGCAAGACTCAGCTTTGGACCCAGCTGCCTGACCGGAAAATCTCCGCTCAGAACCAGTACTACAGCTGGTAA
- a CDS encoding histidine phosphatase superfamily encodes MTSKSPSDFHFNFTTVTGYFLQDDPKTDPDNFDYVSSNFGLIPRSYDSDPEFDPEGRKTQWERFEYHIDKLNRDSGPETQFKLLFLGRHGEGVHNVAERRYGTELWDVCFLSFPFSFLRSFSLFGSAGFHDHDPILAWFTVHSISLILMKRGEKCYWSLQNGDETGTWVDARLTPLGISQAETANQAWRTQIQNNIPSPQSYYVSPLNRCLATASITFKDLGLPHTEPFRPVIKELLRETLGLHTCDSRSSKTAIAEEYPLYRFEEGFAEEDPLYDPELRESDSARDVRLRELLSDVFAHDASTVVSLTAHSGAITSILEVVGHRRFALMTGAVIPVLVRGVRVEGPSPPVQVEPPTRAPVCPAGWV; translated from the exons ATGACATCCAAATCACCTTCAGACTTCCACTTCAACTTCACAACAGTGACGGGTTATTTCCTCCAAGATGACCCTAAGACCGACCCCGACAACTTCGACTAT GTATCATCCAATTTCGGACTCATACCTCGGAGCTACGACTCCGACCCTGAGTTCGACCCAGAGGGCCGCAAAACCCAATGGGAACGGTTCGAGTACCACATTGACAAGCTAAACCGGGATAGTGGTCCCGAGACGCAGTTCAAGCTGCTCTTCCTGGGTAGACATGGAGAGGGCGTCCATAATGTTGCTGAGAGGAGGTATGGGACTGAGCTTTGGGATGTatgtttcctttcttttcctttcagtTTCTTAcgctctttctctttgtttggcTCTGCAGGATTCCATGACCATGATCCAATTCTAGCCTGGTTTACCGTACATTCCATATCTTTGATACTAATgaaaaggggggaaaagtGCTACTGGTCTCTCCAAAACGGCGACGAAACAGGCACCTGGGTCGACGCCCGTCTCACTCCGCTGGGAATCTCCCAAGCCGAAACAGCCAACCAGGCCTGGAGAACACAGATCCAAAACAACATCCCCTCCCCACAGTCCTACTACGTGAGTCCCCTGAACCGGTGTCTAGCGACCGCTAGCATCACCTTCAAGGACCTAGGGTTACCGCATACGGAACCTTTTCGGCCTGTGATTAAAGAG CTCCTCCGCGAAACACTCGGCCTGCACACCTGCGACAGCCGATCTAGTAAAACGGCCATCGCGGAGGAATACCCACTGTACCGATTCGAAGAGGGCTTtgcggaagaagatccgcTGTATGACCCTGAGCTCCGGGAGTCGGACTCTGCGCGGGATGTCCGGCTCCGGGAGCTCTTGTCTGATGTGTTTGCGCATGATGCCAGTACGGTTGTTTCGTTGACGGCGCATTCGGGGGCTATTACGAGTATTTTGGAGGTGGTGGGGCATCGGCGGTTTGCGTTGATGACGGGCGCGGTTATTCCGGTGCTGGTTAGGGGGGTGAGGGTTGAGGGGCCGAGTCCCCCTGTGCAGGTTGAGCCGCCGACGAGGGCGCCTGTCTGTCCTGCGGGTTGGGTTTAG